Genomic window (Kribbella jejuensis):
TACCCGCTTGAAGAGCGTCTCGGTGAGCTCGACGCTGCGGAAGCCGGCGTTGAACTCGGCGGCGTACTTCGCGGCGAGCTCCGGCGTCCGCTTCTTGCCAGCGCCGCCGACGATGATCGGCGGGTGCGGCTGCTGCACCGGCTTCGGCAGCGCCGGCGAGTCCGACAGCTGGTAGTGCTTGCCGTCGAAGTTGTACTTCTCGCCCACCGGGGTCTCCCACAGCCCGGTGATCAGCTCGAGCTGTTCGGACAGGATGTCGAAGCGCCCGGGGGTGTCCGGGAAGTCCAGCCCGTACGCCTTGTGCTCGGCCTCGTACCAGCCGGCGCCCAGCCCGAGCTCGGCGCGGCCGCCGCTCATCTGGTCGACCTGGGCGACCGAGATCGCGAGCACGCCGGGGTTGCGGAAGGTGGCCGAGCTGACCAGCGTGCCGAGCTTGATCCGCTGCGTTTCCCGGGCCAGGCCGGCGAGCGTGATCCACGAGTCCGTCGGGCCCGGCAGCCCGTCGGAATCACCCATCACGAGGTAGTGGTCGGAGCGGAAGAACGCGTCGAACCCGTTCTCCTCGGTCTTGCGCGCGACGGCGAGCAGGTCGTCGTACGACGCGCCCTGCTGCGGTTCGGTGAAGATCCTCAGAAGCATGGCGCCAACGCTATCTCGCGCTCGTGTACAGCTTCTCCAGGTACGTCGGTTGCCATTGCGGGCCGCGGTTGTAGAGCCGCCGTACCAGCGCGTCCACGTCCAGGCGATCCTCGACCGGGTTGTCCCACCAGTCGGGCACCTGGTCGTACCACCGGTCGATCCGCACCGTCCGCCCGGCCGCGTCGATCCGCGCGAACAACCATCCACCCTGCTCGTCGTCGGCCTCGGCCAGCCACAGCTCGCCGAGCAGCTCGCTGAGCCGCTCCGCCGCGAACTCCGGGTCGTCCACCTCCGGCGGCTCCAGATCGAA
Coding sequences:
- a CDS encoding LLM class F420-dependent oxidoreductase — its product is MLLRIFTEPQQGASYDDLLAVARKTEENGFDAFFRSDHYLVMGDSDGLPGPTDSWITLAGLARETQRIKLGTLVSSATFRNPGVLAISVAQVDQMSGGRAELGLGAGWYEAEHKAYGLDFPDTPGRFDILSEQLELITGLWETPVGEKYNFDGKHYQLSDSPALPKPVQQPHPPIIVGGAGKKRTPELAAKYAAEFNAGFRSVELTETLFKRVQAACEAESRDPKTLALSTAHTVVVGKDDAQVKQRADAIGRDVEDLKANSIAGTPAEVVDRLGQFAAVGSQRQYVQIMDLQDLDHLDLIAAEVLPQVS